TCCAATGAATAGACAAGctgggtgggcacggtggctcatgcctgtaatcctagcactttgggagaccgaggtgggcagatcacctgaggtcaggagttcaagaccagcctggccaacatggcaaaatcccatctctactaaaagtacaaaaattagctgtgcttggtggcgcatgcttgtaatcccagctacttgggaggctgagacaggacaatcgcttgaacccgggaggccgtggtttcagtgagctgagatcatgccactgcactccagcctgggcaacagagcgagactccatctcaaaaaaaaaaattaaaaaaagaaaaaaaaaaaaacagaaacagaaacgaAAAAGACAAGCCACCggctgggagaaaatctttgcagtATATGTAATCTCCAGCATGTATTAACTGTCATAAGGCAAAAAGAAGAGGACAAGCCAGTTAACAACTGGCACTTCCAAAAGCAAGATGACttaatggccaataaacatgaaaatgagTTTAACTCCATTAGTTGTCATGGAGAAGCAAAACACTGAATGAGgcccagagcagtggctcacacctgtaatcccagcacttcgggagggtgaggctggagatcacttgaggccaggtgttcaagaccagactaTGCAATacagcaaggccccatctctaccaaaacagtTAAAAGCATTTAATAAGATACCAGTGCATCCACACTAGAAGGACTAGAACTAAAGATGTCAGCACTGTAGTTTGATGAGAATCTGGGAGCAGCCACACTCCTCAGACTCTGCTAGTACAAGGTAAAATGCCAATCATTTTGGAGAATTGTTTCTAATAAAGTCAAATGGACATTTGCCCTGTGACTCAACACTTCCACTCCTATTTATCCCTTTCCCTAAATGAAAACATCCACAGAAGAACTTGTACATGGCTCACAGAGGCTTCATTTGTaacagccaaaaactggaaacagtccAGACACCCATCAACAGGTGAAAAGATCCCCAAATAGCTGCCTGCATGCGTTGCAGTGCTACTCAGCAACGAATGGGAGGGAATTACTGAAACTCCAGGCATCAACATGAACCTAAAAACCATACCAGGTAAGGCcggcctgcaaccccagcaccttgggaggccgaggcaggcggatcacttgaggccaggagtttgagaccagcctggccaacaaggtgaaaccccatctctactaaaaatacaaaaattagccgggtgtggtggtgggcgcctgtagtcgcagatactcgagaggctgaggcaggagaatcgcttgaacctgggaggtggaggttgcagtgagctgagattgtgccactgcactccagcctgggctacagagtgagactatgtctcaaaaaaaaaaaaaaaaaaaaaaaagtgagagtgaAGCCAGGCCCAGCAGTAACTAACTGTACCTGGGTGCTGGGGCCAGCGGGACATGTGACGCATGCACCCGGGTATTGGGATATTTTTCCAGTCTTTGGTGAGAGAAATCAGAATGGTGGTTGCTTTTAGGGGAAGAGATGGTGGAGCCTGGGAAGAAACAGGACACATTcatcaaaactcatagaactggccgggcacggtggctcacgtctgtaatcccagcactttgggaggccaaggcaggtggatcacctgaggtcaggagttccagaccatcctggccaacatggtgaaaccccatctcagcctggcgcggcggctcacgcctgtaatcccagcactttgggataccaaggcgggcagatcacgaggtcaagagattgagatcatcctggctaacacggtgaaaccccatctctactaaaaatacaaaaaattaactgggtgtggtggcatgtgcctatagtcccagctaccagctactcaggaggctgaggcaggagaatcgcttgaacccgagaggcagaggttgcagtgagccgagattgtgacactgtactccagcctgagtgacagagtgagaccctgtctcaaaaaaaaaaaaaaaagaaaaagaaaccccacctcttttaaaaatacaaaaattagccaggcatggtggcgtgcacttgtagtcccagctacttgggaggctgaggcaggagaattgcttgaacctggaaggcagaggttgcagtgagccaagatcgcgccattgaactccagccagggcgacacagcaggattccgtctcaaaaaaaacaaaaacaaaaacaaaaaaaacactgaacTGTGTACTTGAGTCACCATATATTTCACTGTATGTAATTATacctgatttttttgttgtttgttttttgtgatggagtttcactcttgttgctcaggctggagtgcaatggtacgatcttggctcactgcaacctctgcctcccaggttcaagcaattctcctgcctcagcctcctgagtagctgggattacaggtgtccgctgccacacccagctaatttttgtatttttagtacagatggggttttaccatgttggccaggctggtcttgaactcttcaccgcaggtgatcagcccaccttggcctcccaaagtgctgggattacaggtgtgagccaccgtgcccggccatacctgaattttttaaaaagggaagcaAAAACCTTCCAgtgtttcctttctcaccattAAACAAAAGTCCCCATTACGGCCTTCAAGCCCTGCGTCACCGGCCTACCGCCTGGCCAGAGGTGGATTTGCCAGAAAGCAGTAAAGGAATCTGGGTCACCTTAGAAGTAGAGAaggggggctgggcacggtggctcatgcctggaatcccagcactttgggaggccgatgcaggtggatcacctgaggtcaggagtttgagaccagcctggccaacatggtgaaaccccgtctctactaaaaaaaaaaaaaaaattagctgggcgtgcacacctgtaatcccagctactcgggaggctgaggcaggagaatcacttgaagctgggaggcagaggttgcagtgagctgagattgcgccactgcactccagcctgggcaacaagagtgaaacaaataaagaaatagagaagggGCCAGGTGTCATTCTccatctgtcttctctttctcctctgcaCTTTTCAAGTCAATTATGCTACTTACTTTCATTGCCGGGTTTCTCATCCGTTCCCTCGCCCATGAACGTGAACTCCTTGAGGGTGGCGGTGTCTGTTGGCTTTGTTCACTGCTGCTCCCAGCACCTGGAGCCTGAACAGTGTTCGGTGAATCCTTAACATCCAAGTGTTTCTTGGTGTCGTCAACAGAATTATGCCCCCGCCacaagatgtccatgtcctaatccccagaagcTGTGAATCCCATTACATGGCCGGGGGAATGAAGGAGGCAGATGGAATAAAGGTTGCTAATCAGCCGACCTTCAAACAGGGAGATGGATTATCCCAGGTCATCGGGGGGGGGTGGGCAGTGTGATCACAAGGGTCCTTCAgtgtggaggaggaggcaggagagagaacagagagaCGGCATGAGAAGGACTCAGGCCTCTGCTGCTGGCTTGAAGATGGAgcaaggggccacaagccaaggaacacaggcagcctttagaagctggaaaggCACAGAAGTGgatcctccccttcctcccctggagcctccagaaggaacacagccctgcggacaccttgattttagccccgtGAGGCCCatttcagactcctgacctccagaactgcgagaTTATAAACCtgcattgtttaagccacttccCACCTACTGGTCCCCTGGTGGAGATAAAATCCCCTTAGTCAGGGCTTGCAACCAGAGTCCTGGGCCGGGGAGGGCAcggtgggggcagggggcacaTCTCAAGGTCTGATTGGAGGCACGGTGCTCCTCCAGATCCACCTGAGTCTGGCTGGCATGGAAGCTCCAGGGGAGCcctggggcaggggtggtgggggtggctggCAGACCCCTCCTCGTCCTCCAGGAAGCCCCAGCTCTGTGGGGCCCCCTCAGCCACTCAGGTCTTTGGGGACATagtcacaggtgcctgccatcggGAAGGGCCCAAAAGCCTGGAGCTGTGCCACCCTGGTCCGGGGAACGAGGTGTCAGGGCAAGAGAAACAGCGGTGGGACATGTGGTGGGTCAGGACAGTTGCAGAGCGGCTTCCCATAAACAGACTGGGACAGTGGACGTCCCTGTTCCACAGCATCcaagctgagtgaccttgggcaagtcacaccacctctctgagcctgtttgtCCATTAGATGAGAGCAAGACGAGCCAGGGAGGGCTgttggaaagttgaattgaaacGAGGCAGGAAATGGGATGCGGCCCGTCCTAACAGCTTCATCTCCCAGCTGCCCTTCCTCCAGCATTCAGACACGCTCGAGGTAATCCCACCTTAATCCTCTTGGGCCTGGGATCTCAGGTGTCTGCAAGGAAATCCAGAGCCACTTGAGCCGTGTGGTCCGGTGGGTCCTCCTCGCAGGGGCACTGCCCACGCACGACTTCACTTAGCTCTCAGCAGGTGTAGGAGGTGCCACCACCGCCAcgtccccatttcacagagaaggaaactaaGGTTTCAGGAAGGGAGGGGACTTGCCCAGGACCTAGGATGCAGTGGACCCCCGACTGGCAGGCGGCACGCAGGGGAGtgaagctgcagtgggctctgctgGGGCCGCCCACGAGCAACTTGGGGCAAGGCAGAGAGCTGCTGCCCACACCAGACCCGGCAAGCTGGAACCATGCCACAACCCACCCGTGGGACCTTCACCAAGTTAGACGTGCCCAAGGGACGGGCATTCCTTGCCTCACGTCAGAAGGGTGGCACCTGGTCCCTGGCTGCCTCCTTGCAGCCAGGAGGCCACAGAGAGCCTGGGCAGGCCTGCGCTTGAATCCTGGGTcctggtggtgtgatcttgggcaagtcttctgcctctctgagcctcagtttcctcactagCAAGACAGGCACGACGCCTTCTGACAGCTCAGGGGGGAAGCGGCTGTTCTGGTTCACATAAAGGGTCACTGTGAAACAGATTCAAACCAGCTCTGTTGACACGGAAGCCCTGTTCTCACCTGGGCCTCGTCCTGTGCCACCCTAGTCCAGATTTCACCGGTCTGAGTGCATCGGAAAGTAGGGGAAGGGTGGGAAGAGGTGGGGCGGGCGTGCTGGGCCCGGCCGCCCACGTGCGGACCTTGCTCcctacagcagcagcagcaggccaCGTGACCTGGGCTGGCCAAGAGCCGGCAGCAGGGAGGGCATGGTGTGATAGCACCTCCATCCTgcagatgggtaaactgaggccagGGAGGGCCCCCAGGCCTGCCCCAGTTCCCCGAGGGGCAAGATAAACCTAGGCCTCCTGCTCTTAGCTCCTCTGAACGCAGGGGCTGGCCAGGGAACAGCCGCAGGACATGGCTCTCTCGGTCATTTGCTATCACCCACCAGCACAGCCCCGTGGCCCAGGAGGAGCCGTTATCTCCCATGGCAGTTGTTGAGGCTGATGAGAGACGGAGCTGGCCCCACCCATGCTAGTCAGTACGGGGCACCCCTGGCTGAACGGAAGAGCCCAGCCTCCCACCCCTcaccttacagatgaggaaactggcacGGGCTGGAAACCCTGGGGCTTCCCCAGGTCACCACAAGCCCCATCGCTGTTTCCCTTCCCTGACTACACCGGGCTTAAATCTACGTATTAGTGTCCTGGGGCAGCTGCAACCAATAACCACACACTTGGTGACTTCAAACAACACAAatggctgggagctgtggctcacgcctgtaatcccaacactttgggaggctaaggcaggcagatcgcttgaacccggcagttggagaccagcttgggcaacatagtaagaccccatctctacaaaaaatacaaaagttagccaggtgtggtggtgcacacctgtggtcctagctacttgggaggctgaggccagaggatcacttgagcccatgagttggagaccagcctgggcaacatagtgagaccctatatctacaaaacattagaaaaaattacccaggcatggtggcacgtgcccatggtcccagttattcaggaggctgaggtgggtggaccacttgagcctaggagttcaaggctgcagtgagccatgattgtgcccctgtactctagcctggacaacagagcaagaccctgtctcaaaaaaaaaaaaaaaaaaaatgaacagacacACAAAAGCAAACCAGCACCCTCCCTGTGAGCTCACTCTCCCCAGGGAGGACGGAGCTTGCTGTTCTCAGGACTCTTTCCATTCTTACTTTCTGGAGACCTTGACCTGGAGCTCTTTAAGCCAGTGGGGAACACAGCAGGGCATGTGTTCTGAGAACAGACAGCAGACCCTACCGGCTTCATAAATACACCCCTCGAATATTGACTCTGCGTATCATCATCCAAAACACCTTCCCGGCCCTGGCCGTACCCCCCCACGGAGGTTTACTAATGCCATTTCCCAGTCAGGAAGGGGCTTGCCCAAGGGTACAGTGGGCAGTGGCCAGGTCCTGAACTCAGGCCTTCTGAAGCCATCAAGACCACAGGGAACCgtgaatggtggctcacacctgcaatcctagcactttgggaggccacggcggaaggactgcttgaggccaggaatttaagaccaacctggccaacatagcaagaacctgtctctatgttttattatttatttgtttagagatgaagtctccccctgtagcccaggctggagtacagtggcacaatcttggctcactgcagcctctatctcccagattcaagcgattctcctgcctcatcctcctgagtagctgagattacaggcatccaccatcagacccggctaatttttgtatttttagtagagacagggtttcgccatgttggcaggctgctctcaaactcctgacctcaagtgatccacctgcctcaccctcccaaagtgctgggattacaggcgtgagccgcggctcctggcctcttttttttttttttttttttttgagacggagtcttgctctgttgcccaggctggagggcagtggcgcaatctcggctcactgcaacctccccggcctctattttttaaataactaaagaaaaaaagaccacaGGGGCCATGCCGTGACCTGAGGATGGCACTAATGGGGCATGGAACCTGGCTTGGGGCCCATTCCTAAAAAGAGgcatttttccttcttcttcttttttttttttttttttgagagggtctcactttgccactcaggctggggtgcagtggggtaATCAtaacctcactgcagcctcaaactcctgggctcaggtgaccctcccacctcagcctcctgaagtgccgggcttacagggatgagccactgtgcccaacctcaaGAGCCATGTTTTTTCCTAGCCACTCATCTTCGGACCCTTGCAGctaagcccattttacagatgggcagAGTTGCTGGGTAATGAGGGTGCCGAGATTCATTCCTGGAATTGGCCGCTAGGTGGCAGCAGGCCCTGTTTCCATCTCCTACGAGCCTTGGCGGGCTCTGGCGCCCTCTGGTGGCTATGGGAAAACACGCCAAGAAGTCTGACGGAgaaacattggggaaactgaggtagagTTGTTACCTCTTGGGAGAGAGATACTCGCGGGGAGAAGCTGGGCCTAGGTGGTGTCCCGCGGTGGCCTCAGGCTGACTGGCCATTCTCCAGCCTGTGAGGTCTGGTTAGCACAGTCCTTTCATCAAGGTGAGCACTCGGGAGGAGGGTGTAGGCTCCTCCCCATCTGCAGCAGCCCCGGGGAAAGAGCCCTGGTCCAGGACTCAGCCCCTGTTCCCAGCGCGGTTTAGCTGCCAACCGGATCTCCTTCTGCAAGAGGGGAAACAGAAGGAAACTTTATTCCTGAGTCTGTGAAGCCAGGAAAAGGGGCAATGCCTGGTGGGTGGGGCCGGATCTACACCTGGGGCCTCCTAAGTAAGACCAGGACCTCgaggggaggctgaaggaggagccACAGCCCACAGTCACTGGGCTGAGCAGGAGGAACATTCAAAAGGCCTGGGAGCACCGGGTGGGGTGCTGGGCAGTGAGACCCTCCCCTGGCCTCCGTGTCATGGACAGAAGGTGGACGCCTGGTCACAAGCTGGCCACATCAGATGCTCTCTTTGGGGACTTTGGgactgagaaagagagaggtgaGTCAGTCTCCGTGTGCAGCTGAAAAGGCATCAGGTAACCGTGGGCGGGGTCTGAGGATGGCAGGAAAAACGTGTCTgtgaagggaagggaagtgagAGTGGGGAGCAGGGGTGGAGGGATGCTGGGATGGAGGATGGAGAGTACAGGGATACAGGAATGGAGGGATGGAAAAATAGAGGGATGTAGGAATGGAGGGACGCAGAGGTGCAGGGATACTAGGGTGGAAAGATGCAGAGAACGGAGGCATGGAGGGATGCTGCGATGGAGGAATGCAGGGATGGAGGGATGTAGGATGTAAGGGTACAGGGATGGAGGATGGAGGGGTGCAGGGATGCAGAGATGGAGGATGGAGGGGTACAGcgaaggagggatggaggggtgCAGGGATGGGGGACGGAGGGGTACAGGGATGGGGTACAGGGATGGAGGGGTGCAGAGATGGAGGGGTGCGGGGATGCAGGGATGGAGGGGTACAGGGATGAAGGGTTACAGGGATAGAGGGAGGGTCCTCCTTCAGTGCCCCATGGTATTCCTGACCTAGTTCCTGCCCTGTTGAGGGAGGCACCCTGGGTCCCTGGAGCAAAGGCCCCTCAGGACTTTAGGCCTGGCCAGTGAAGTGGAAATGCCGTTCTGGACACAGTGGTGGCTTGGGTGCCCTGACACCTGTTGGCCTCTCAGAGGCAGCTGCTGTGACTCCTAAGGCCACAGATGGGCACAGCCTGAGGCCTGGCTGCCTCCTCTACCCTGCAGCCCGAGTACCTGGAGTTAATGCCCACAGAGGGCACAGTGGGGGCACACAGAGGGCACACAGTGGGGGCACACAGTGGCGCCTGGCTGAAGGACTGTGGTGCATCCAGGCAGCAGGACACTATGCAGCCATGAGAACAAGCCAATGTGACATACGCCGACAGGCAGACGCCCAGGATGGGGACGAGAACACAGCCGGTGGCAGACCAGCCTCGTGGGAAAAACCGAGGTCGCCAACCGCACAGCCACCTGCTTCCAAATGTCACAGTGCCTGCCTCAAGCGCTCACTTCTACCTTActcaaatgttagctattacaGGAACatgagttattttgtttttaaaatactaataaagaaactaaaatttaaaaagtttcctggctgggcatgggggctcacgcctgtaaccccagcacttcgggaggctgaggcgggcagttcCCTTGAGCCCtagagtgcaagaccagcctgggtaacatggcaaaacccaggatctacaaaatataaaaaacaaaaaattagctgggcttgttggtgtgcacctgtagttccagctactcggaggctgaggtgggaagatcacttgaacctgggagctcgaggttgcagtgagctatgatcgcgccactgcatcacagcctgggtgacagagcaagaccctgtctcaaaaaataaaaaattaaaaaaaaaaagtttctcaagaGGGTAGGG
The nucleotide sequence above comes from Pongo pygmaeus isolate AG05252 chromosome 13, NHGRI_mPonPyg2-v2.0_pri, whole genome shotgun sequence. Encoded proteins:
- the LOC134737955 gene encoding uncharacterized protein LOC134737955; translation: MASQPEATAGHHLGPASPPTRGRQSPPRLVGDGNRACCHLAANSRNESRHPHYPATLPILTLYVNQNSRFPPELSEGVVPVLLVRKLRLREAEDLPKITPPGPRIQAQACPGSLWPPGCKEAARDQVPPF